In Nicotiana tabacum cultivar K326 chromosome 17, ASM71507v2, whole genome shotgun sequence, one DNA window encodes the following:
- the LOC107785402 gene encoding uncharacterized protein LOC107785402, which produces MGEGGEDDSQKLKRIAAAAYDYENDPRWADYWSNILIPPHMGSRSDVVDHFKHKFYQRYIDPGLIVEPMTTSSSSQPARSSAPQSSSSSSSSSTSNNQPRQRNSGSASRTSGTSTTPTSCATSLRWNRQTLQFSVNAWVLVVAVLAILPLIPANLSNRAFRLAFAGTACSSLYSLYSLYGKPSAWNLQAVQVWFQSVIVTKDFIYFIYCLTFVTSHLYLKFALIPVLCRALEHVAKFLRRNFSTSSLYRKYLEEACVWVKSNTTTLSILSSQAEIGLGFLLIVSLLSWQRNIIQAFMYWQLLKLMYQAPATAGYHQNMWAKIGRHVNPLIQRYAPFMHTPISTIQRWWFR; this is translated from the exons ATGGGAGAAGGAGGAGAAGATGATTCCCAAAAATTGAAGAGAATAGCGGCGGCGGCGTATGACTATGAAAATGATCCCAGATGGGCCGATTACTGGTCCAACATTCTCATTCCTCCTCACATGGGCTCACGCTCCGATGTCGTCGACCATTTCAAGCACAAGTTCTACCAGCGTTACATT GATCCTGGTCTAATTGTTGAACCAATGACTACCAGCAGTTCGTCCCAACCAGCAAGATCATCAGCCCCACAATCTTCTTCATCGTCGTCGTCATCATCAACTTCTAACAACCAGCCAAGACAACGTAACTCTG GGTCAGCTAGTAGAACTTCTGGAACATCCACAACTCCAACTTCATGTGCAACATCGCTGCGATGGAATCGACAAACTCTACAATTTTCAGTGAATGCTTGG GTCCTTGTTGTGGCAGTTCTTGCAATCTTACCACTTATACCTGCAAATCTGTCAAACAGAGCATTTCGACTGGCCTTTGCAGGAACTGCATGTTCTTCCCTATATTCATTATACTCATTATATGGG AAGCCTAGCGCTTGGAATTTGCAGGCGGTGCAAGTTTGGTTTCAGTCAGTTATTGTGACGAAAGATTTTATCTACTTCATTTACTGCCTTACTTTTGTCACTTCACATCTTTACTTGAAAT TTGCTTTGATTCCCGTTCTATGCAGAGCACTTGAACATGTTGCGAAGTTTCTTCGACGCAACTTCAGCACATCTTCGTTATACAG GAAATACTTGGAAGAGGCTTGTGTATGGGTCAAGTCAAACACAACTACTCTTAGCATACTGTCTTCACAGGCTGAGATTGGGCTTGGATTTCTTCTAATTGTGTCCCTATTATC GTGGCAGCGTAACATAATACAAGCTTTCATGTATTGGCAG CTATTGAAGCTTATGTATCAAGCTCCTGCTACTGCTGGTTACCATCAGAACATGTGGGCTAAGATCGGGAGGCATGTAAATCCTCTGATTCAAAGATATGCTCCATTCATGCATACTCCTATCTCTACTATTCAGAGATGGTGGTTCAGGTAA
- the LOC107785401 gene encoding histone acetyltransferase HAC1 encodes MNLNGFNVWIPSNSGGTYLFQEASDILRLSNTGSRQHSCEKQDFNQIEWTSDQRRAPVSGLIGNRIKSFVSTKNSDVGKQMVNNLADLRSHPSVDAVCKQDHVLKEILSREYQNLIQQEAYYPQPWQDEARDFLSSNLTPISHTIDLGDSPLLCSSKLQSAQRDLSTASCMNYSMLQTGSSANKPSELGDVLSPVSVSHVPQEIVDSPEPFSSVTVCSDGEWNANKEPYEDGLMYSDSSLLSISESISKSSIKPQYSDEVEFNLRNYGGYSESNQNIYHENVPASHGQSVALSHLNRWTSQPDVKSSEDNTLSAAISYQLPNPRSHGCLVEQDASMINLSRQRSILPNVFQLFPEQLPSIQQRDFHQLHSGSSNGSGCDEECNGYSSYINEAVLPPSKRKREKNIPVLHFGAFNADAGSGNQHKRNKTEISNKIASCVEDRNIAGGSCNLARVDMLGVDNGYYFSSTELNNDCELQKIEHTCSSGTENSEIDNSPEKSLDRSSFRHVEPADDQREEIQQTSKYNQITSATRSDLIEPKVKCQMGMRSSTEDSERLSVSLTDFFTDEQLKNHVYSLSQTNQGSTGNMILHSVCENICQLCGTDRLAFVPVPIYCSSCCARIKRNLVYYWTVDKASARHCFCTRCFRESRGDNVSSQGLLISKQKFQKAKNSEQNEESWVQCDKCECWQHQICALYNAKKDLEGQAKYICPFCCLEEIQAGERVPLCATLGAQDLPRTMLSDHIEHRLFRCLKLEREERAKLSGQDADEVLGATDLIVRVVLSTNKKLKVKQQFLDLFHNENYPMEFQYKSKVILLFQNIEGADVCLFGMYVQEFGSECAPPNKRCVYISYLDSIKYFIPEIETVKGEALRTSVYHEILIGYLDYCKKRGFTTCYIWACPPVKSEDYILYCHPESQKTPKPDQLRRWYRSMLRKASEEDIVVNYTNLYDHFFVPSARNNARISAAHLPYFDGDYWSGAAEDLIRNIEKESRGDSPNKVKKLMTKRALKAIGHNHLSADATKDILVMQKLGQTILPVKEDFIIVNLHVVCTNCHEAILSGSRWFCYQCRNFHICARCLALKENFGEQKTHTSINGEKHLLSEVVVDDIPANTEDQDTIIDNDLFENRHSFLSFCQKNHYQFDTLRRAKHSSMMILYHLHKKIHSSETDSGGGSEQFEGQRPLQVKLMGVLVHASQCRATPSNPCSYSGCLKIRKLFQHASRCNVRVPGGCELCFKTWSLLHWHSQTCQDFSCLVPRCMDIKKHVARNSSLQRGERD; translated from the exons ATGAATTTGAACGGATTCAACGTTTGGATACCCTCTAATTCTGGAGGAACCTATTTGTTCCAGGAAGCATCAGATATCCTGCGGCTTAGTAACACTGGTTCACGACAACATTCCTGTGAGAAACAAGATTTTAATCAGATTGAGTGGACCAGCGATCAAAGAAGGGCTCCTGTGAGTGGATTGATTGGAAATAGAAT CAAGAGTTTTGTGTCGACAAAGAATTCGGACGTGGGCAAGCAGATGGTCAACAATTTGGCTGACTTGAGAAGTCATCCATCAGTAGATGCTGTTTGTAAG CAGGATCATGTGTTGAAGGAGATACTTTCACGTGAATATCAAAACCTAATCCAGCAAGAAGCATATTATCCGCAACCATGGCAGGATGAAGCAAGGGACTTTCTTTCGTCCAACTTGACACCCATTTCCCATACAATAGACCTGGGTGATTCACCTCTTCTTTGCAGCTCAAAATTGCAATCTGCACAGCGTGATCTCTCAACAGCTTCTTGTATGAATTACAGCATGCTCCAAACAG GATCCTCAGCTAATAAGCCCAGTGAATTGGGAGATGTACTTTCCCCAGTCAGTGTGTCACATGTTCCTCAAGAGATTGTTGATTCTCCTGAACCATTCTCATCTGTTACTGTATGCTCTGATGGAGAATGGAATGCCAATAAGGAGCCTTATGAAGATGGACTAATGTATTCAGATAGCAGTTTGCTGAGTATCTCTGAGTCAATATCGAAAAGTTCAATTAAGCCTCAGTATTCTGATGAAG TTGAATTCAATCTCAGAAACTATGGAGGATATTCGGAAAGTAATCAGAATATATATCATGAGAATGTTCCAGCATCACATGGACAAAGTGTAGCGTTGTCTCATCTGAATCGTTGGACTTCACAACCGGATGTTAAGTCTTCTGAAGACAACACTTTGTCAGCTGCAATATCTTATCAGCTGCCTAATCCGAGATCACATGGGTGCTTGGTGGAGCAAGACGCTTCTATGATTAATTTATCAAGACAAAGGTCGATTTTACCCAATGTATTCCAGCTTTTCCCAGAGCAGTTACCTAGTATTCAGCAACGAGATTTTCATCAACTCCACAGTGGTTCTTCAAATGGGTCTGGCTGTGATGAGGAATGTAATGGCTATAGCTCTTATATCAATGAAGCTGTTTTACCTCCATCAAAGcggaagagagagaaaaatatccCTGTGCTTCATTTTGGGGCTTTCAATGCTGATGCTGGTTCTGGAAATCAGCA CAAAAGGAATAAGACAGAGATCAGTAACAAAATTGCAAGCTGTGTGGAGGACCGCAATATAGCTGGCGGATCTTGTAATCTTGCCAGAGTCGACATGTTGGGGGTTGACAATGGTTATTATTTTTCCTCTACAGAGCTCAATAATGATTGTGAACTGCAGAAGATAGAGCATACATGCAGTAGTGGAACTGAAAATAGTGAAATTGACAATTCTCCCGAAAAGAGCTTAGATAGGTCGTCTTTTCGTCATGTAGAGCCCGCTGATGATCAACGAGAGGAGATACAACAAACATCCAAGTATAACCAGATCACTTCAGCAACACGAAGCGATTTGATTGAACCAAAAGTTAAGTGCCAGATGGGAATGAGGTCAAGtacagaagactcagagaggctGAGTGTTTCATTGACGGACTTTTTCACGGATGAGCAGTTGAAGAATCATGTCTACAGCCTCAGTCAGACTAATCAG GGATCAACTGGAAATATGATACTACATTCTGTCTGTGAGAATATATGCCAGTTATGTGGCACAGATCGGCTTGCTTTTGTCCCGGTACCTATATATTGCTCATCATGTTGTGCTCGTATCAAGCGCAACTTGGTATATTATTGGACTGTGGACAAAGCCAGTGCACGACATTGCTTTTGTACAAGATGTTTTAGGGAGTCTCGTGGCGATAATGTCTCATCCCAAGGACTATTAATTAGCAAACAGAAGTTTCAAAAGGCAAAAAATAGTGAGCAAAACGAAGAATCG TGGGTACAATGTGATAAATGCGAGTGCTGGCAGCATCAAATATGTGCTCTCTACAATGCTAAAAAAGATCTAGAAGGACAAGCAAAGTACATATGTCCATTTTGCTGCTTAGAGGAGATACAAGCAGGAGAGCGTGTGCCTTTATGTGCTACTCTTGGAGCCCAAGATCTTCCAAGGACTATGCTCAGTGATCACATAGAGCACAGATTGTTCAGGTGCCTCAAgctagagagagaggagagggcaAAATTGTCAGGACAAGATGCTGATGAG GTACTTGGTGCAACAGATCTAATTGTCAGAGTGGTATTGTCGACCAACAAAAAGTTGAAAGTGAAGCAGCAATTTTTGGATCTCTTTCACAATGAAAATTATCCAATGGAGTTCCAGTACAAATCAAAG GTGATTCTACTGTTTCAGAATATCGAAGGAGCAGATGTTTGCCTCTTCGGGATGTATGTCCAGGAGTTTGGATCAGAATGTGCTCCTCCGAATAAACGCTGTGTCTATATATCATATCTTGATTCTATCAAGTACTTTATACCTGAGATAGAAACTGTGAAAGGGGAAGCTCTTCGTACGTCTGTCTACCATGAAATACTG ATTGGATACCTGGATTACTGCAAGAAACGAGGTTTTACAACATGCTATATATGGGCTTGCCCACCTGTAAAAAGTGAAGACTACATCTTGTATTGCCATCCAGAATCTCAGAAAACACCAAAACCAGACCAACTTCGGCGGTG GTATAGGTCAATGTTAAGGAAAGCATCTGAAGAGGATATCGTGGTGAACTATACTAATTTATATGACCACTTTTTTGTTCCGAGTGCAAGGAATAATGCCAGGATAAGTGCAGCCCATTTGCCATATTTCGATGGAGACTATTGGTCAGGTGCTGCAGAAGATTTAATTAGGAATATTGAAAAAGAGAGCAGAGGTGATTCACCAAACAAAGTGAAAAAGCTAATGACAAAGAGGGCGCTAAAAGCAATTGGACATAACCATCTTTCTGCCGATGCAACTAAAGACATTCTAGTTATGCAAAAG CTGGGGCAAACTATCTTACCTGTGAAAGAAGATTTCATCATTGTAAACTTGCATGTTGTGTGCACGAACTGCCATGAAGCAATATTATCAGGAAGTCGATGGTTTTGTTACCAGTGCAGAAACTTCCATATATGTGCAAG GTGTCTTGCTTTGAAGGAAAACTTTGGTGAGCAGAAAACACACACTTCCATTAATGGAGAAAAGCATTTACTTTCTGAG GTTGTGGTGGACGATATACCTGCTAATACAGAGGACCAAGATACCATTATAGATAATGATCTTTTCGAGAATAGGCATTCTTTTTTGAGTTTCTGCCAGAAAAATCACTATCAATTTGACACACTCCGTCGTGCTAAGCATTCCTCAATGATGATATTGTATCATCTCCACAAGAAGATTCACTCGTCCGAAACTGACTCTGGCGGTGGAAGTGAGCAATTTGAGGGCCAAAGACCATTGCAG GTCAAATTAATGGGCGTACTGGTGCATGCATCACAATGCCGTGCAACCCCAAGTAATCCCTGCTCGTACTCAGGATGCCTCAAAATTAGAAAACTTTTTCAACATGCAAGTCGGTGCAATGTTAGAGTTCCAGGGGGTTGCGAACTTTGTTTCAAAACCTGGTCGTTACTGCATTGGCATTCACAGACATGTCAGGATTTCAGTTGCCTAGTTCCCCGTTGCAT GGACATTAAAAAGCACGTAGCAAGGAATTCATCGCTTCAGAGAGGTGAAAGGGATTAG
- the LOC107770458 gene encoding nuclear matrix constituent protein 1 isoform X2, translated as MRSEYAETKYTADSKLAEANALAASVEEKSLEVEAKLRAADAKLAEVNQKSSVVERKLNEVEAQENVLRRERSSFNAEREAFGTYLSRQREDLQEWERKLQAGEERLADGRRLLNQREQRANDTDRILMQKENDLEDDQRKIDAANSVLRKKEDDMSSRIANLTHKEKELEDVRKSLEIKERELLDLQEKLNFKEREGIQNLMDEHRSILHSKEEEFELELRQRRASLDEELKGKVLELETKEAEVDHMEEKIKKREQAFEKKLEKVKEKEKDHELKLKSLKEREKSLKTEEKILETERKQIVSEKENLLALMAELENVRADIEKQQVKISDETEQLKVTEDERMEHARLQSELKQEIDKCRLLQENLLKEAEDLKQEKERFEKEWEELDEKRSEIKIDLQELNEQRKNFEKLKRTEEEMISKEKLETENYVQRELEALRVARETFEATMDHEKSILAEQTRSEKSQMLHAFEWQKRELESDMLRKQEEKESALHVREKLFEEERQRELSNIEYLKEVAHREMEEMKLERVSLEKEKQEISANKGLLEVQQLEMKKDIDVLVGLSRKLKDQRLAFIEERDKFIAFVKQQKSCSSCGEGIRVIEFSDLQALAEAESFEAPPLPSVVQEYLHDGQRGSLERTGDELPPGARNTGSMVSGGTMSWLRKCTSKILKFSPSIKIENASSHCLVDGSSASEKCADISPNKLSNEGNHTDLAVSMNVLDDQRLQQGDGIREVEVGQGTVEDSHHASVKIGQLRPVKKGSGRSSKTAKATDTRTVLEKVPKEGENMHANGSLETSVNMNEESQRKSGLLGGAPRNSRKRGHMQTSQEMASEIDGNNSEGQSDSVANSRRKRRQQVAPGVQAHAERRYNLRRPKSAAPATANGSLSDPISKSQEENWNSNASLVTPLVDNGADDGKYRNFAAGHPTVAESPLNDTVDNQQGSANIATELVDDTGLSEEVNETPKQPSAYDVNGDGDGCDDSDGDEGDEEEEIEHPGEVSIGKKLWTFITT; from the exons AAATATACAGCTGATTCAAAATTGGCAGAGGCAAATGCATTGGCTGCTAGTGTTGAAGAGAAATCATTGGAGGTAGAAGCAAAGTTGCGTGCAGCGGATGCTAAGCTTGCTGAGGTGAACCAAAAGAGTTCTGTAGTAGAGAGGAAACTTAATGAAGTTGAGGCTCAAGAAAATGTGCTTCGAAGAGAACGGTCATCTTTCAATGCAGA GCGTGAAGCTTTTGGGACTTATCTATCCAGACAAAGAGAAGACTTGCAGGAATGGGAAAGAAAACTACAGGCTGGAGAGGAGAGGTTGGCTGATGGCCGAAGATTGCTTAACCAAAGAGAGCAGCGAGCCAATGACACTGATAGAATTTTGATGCAAAAGGAAAATGACCTTGAAGATGACCAGAGGAAAATTGACGCCGCTAACTCAGTTTTGAGGAAGAAAGAAGATGATATGAGCAGCCGGATAGCAAACCTTACTCATAAGGAGAAG GAACTCGAGGATGTGAGAAAGAGCCTGGAGATAAAAGAGAGGGAGTTGCTCGATCTACAGGAAAAGTTGAACTTTAAAGAGAGA GAGGGAATTCAAAATCTAATGGATGAACATCGAAGTATCCTGCATTCTAAGGAAGAAGAGTTTGAATTGGAACTGAGGCAAAGGCGGGCATCACTTGATGAGGAACTAAAAGGTAAGGTGCTTGAACTGGAAACGAAGGAAGCTGAAGTTGATCACATGGAAGAAAAGATTAAGAAACGAGAACAAGCCTTTGAAAAGAAGCTGGAGAAAGtcaaggagaaggagaaggatcATGAGTTGAAGTTAAAATCATTGAAGGAAAGGGAGAAGTCTTTGAAAACCGAGGAGAAAATTTTGGAAACTGAAAGGAAACAGATAGTTTCTGAGAAGGAGAATTTGCTAGCTCTGATGGCTGAGCTTGAGAATGTAAGAGCTGACATTGAAAAGCAACAGGTCAAGATCAGTGACGAAACAGAACAACTTAAAGTAACTGAAGATGAGAGGATGGAACATGCTCGCCTACAATCAGAACTGAAGCAGGAGATAGACAAGTGTAGACTCCTCCAAGAAAATCTATTGAAGGAAGCTGAGGATTTGAAGCAGGAAAAAGAAAGATTTGAGAAAGAATGGGAAGAACTGGATGAGAAAAGATCTGAGATCAAGATAGACTTGCAGGAACTTAATGAACAGAGAAAGAATTTCGAAAAACTGAAACGCACTGAAGAGGAAATGATAAGCAAGGAGAAGCTGGAAACAGAAAATTATGTTCAGAGGGAGTTGGAAGCCCTTAGAGTGGCAAGAGAAACATTTGAAGCTACCATGGATCATGAGAAGTCAATATTAGCAGAACAAACTCGAAGTGAAAAAAGCCAAATGCTTCATGCCTTTGAATGGCAAAAAAGAGAACTTGAAAGTGATATGCTGAGGAAGCAGGAGGAAAAGGAGTCTGCACTGCATGTACGGGAGAAACTCTTTGAGGAAGAGAGGCAGAGGGAGCTCAGCAATATTGAGTATTTAAAGGAAGTCGCCCATAGAGAAATGGAAGAGATGAAATTAGAAAGAGTAAGTCTGGAGAAAGAAAAACAGGAAATTTCTGCTAACAAGGGGCTTCTTGAAGTACAACAGTTAGAGATGAAAAAGGATATTGATGTGCTTGTTGGCTTAAGCAGGAAGTTGAAGGATCAGAGATTAGCTTTTATTGAGGAAAGGGACAAGTTTATTGCTTTTGTCAAGCAGCAGAAAAGCTGCAGCTCATGCGGAGAAGGAATTCGTGTGATTGAGTTTTCTGACCTTCAAGCTCTCGCTGAAGCGGAGAGTTTTGAGGCCCCTCCTCTGCCAAGTGTCGTGCAGGAATATCTACACGATGGTCAAAGAGGATCTTTGGAAAGGACTGGTGATGAGCTGCCCCCTGGTGCTCGTAATACAGGATCAATGGTTTCTGGTGGAACCATGTCCTGGCTTCGGAAGTGCACATCTAAGATTCTCAAATTCTCACCTAGCATAAAGATTGAAAATGCTTCTTCTCATTGTCTGGTTGATGGATCTTCTGCATCAGAGAAGTGTGCAGACATATCACCAAATAAACTGTCAAACGAAGGAAATCACACGGATCTGGCTGTTTCCATGAATGTTCTTGATGATCAGAGGCTTCAACAGGGTGATGGCATTAGAGAGGTGGAAGTTGGCCAAGGCACTGTAGAAGACTCTCATCATGCCAGCGTGAAAATTGGTCAGCTTAGACCTGTGAAGAAAGGGAGTGGTAGAAGTAGTAAAACAGCAAAAGCTACAGATACAAGAACAGTTCTTGAAAAAGTTCCTAAAGAGGGTGAGAATATGCACGCCAATGGAAGTTTGGAGACCTCAGTTAATATGAACGAGGAGAGCCAGAGAAAATCAGGTCTCCTGGGTGGAGCACCAAGAAATTCCAGAAAACGTGGTCACATGCAAACATCACAAGAAATGGCTAGTGAGATCGATGGCAATAATAGTGAAGGACAGTCAGATAGTGTAGCCAACAGTCGCAGGAAGAGGAGACAACAGGTTGCCCCCGGTGTGCAGGCTCATGCTGAAAGAAGATACAATCTCCGCCGACCTAAAAG TGCTGCACCAGCAACAGCCAATGGATCTTTGTCAGACCCAATTTCAAAATCTCAGGAAGAGAATTGGAACTCTAACGCTTCCCTGGTGACTCCTCTGGTTGACAACGGTGCAGATGATGGAAAATATAGAAATTTTGCTGCTGGTCATCCCACGGTAGCCGAGAGCCCT TTGAATGATACAGTAGACAACCAGCAAGGCAGTGCTAACATAGCAACTGAACTGGTAGATGATACAGGTTTGAGTGAAGAGGTAAATGAAACACCAAAACAGCCTTCAGCTTATGATGTGAATGGAGATGGGGATGGGTGTGATGACAGTGATGGTGATGAgggtgatgaggaggaagagatTGAACATCCCGGTGAAGTCTCTATAGGGAAGAAGCTTTGGACTTTCATCACGACATAG